One genomic window of Magnolia sinica isolate HGM2019 chromosome 3, MsV1, whole genome shotgun sequence includes the following:
- the LOC131240674 gene encoding uncharacterized protein LOC131240674 isoform X3, whose amino-acid sequence MRVKDLPAFCFPGGVKARLMERTPSMSDLNEVIYGQEHMCRDDLSFIFSLKVANDSTLYGVCLHVQEIVQRPPGILGFISPTLQSSGRCSRFLVSAPRCYCILTRVPFFELHYEMLNSIIAEERLERITQFVSEMTLIDCVPPLVRTQDQMNETPETPNKQSSNDWMASAIPADCVLGLTMASPGLTSDNEVPSQSLRQLEPHSPESFSTSEASEFSQARELDKDMRKNMQSYDDCYASETSGSRSDSSEIINGSFENGQTSPEVGTFNCSVSRTLERVGSSESIFSSVRSMGSEDDDIDEVSSEHESTVTNERVMEWAKEHKNELLQIVCSYHALPLPSRGAEIVFQPLDHLQPIKYTRPGPSVLGLSGSYSEVSNCSLEAAEVNAKLAAAEDALALSIWTTATVCRALSLESVLALFAGALLEKQVLVISPNLGILTATVLSVIPMIRPFQWQCLMLPVLPRKMIDFLDAPVPFIVGVHSKPSDMKSKTSNLVHINVQKDQVKASSLPQLPRQRELVTELGPIHARLSCENFIAKRHPVYKCNEVQAEAAQQFLNVMRSYLESLCSNLRTHTITSVQSNNDRVSLLLKDSFVDSFSSRDRPFVKLFIETQLFTVLSDSRLSSYEHE is encoded by the exons GTGGCAAATGATTCAACCTTATATGGTGTATGCTTACATGTTCAGGAAATTGTGCAGAGGCCACCTGGTATTCTAGGTTTTATTTCACCAACACTTCAATCTTCTGGTAGGTGCAGCCGGTTTTTGGTTTCTGCACCTCGTTGTTATTGCATACTTACCAGAGTGCCCTTTTTTGAGCTGCACTATGAGATGTTGAACAG TATAATAGCAGAGGAGCGTCTTGAAAGGATCACACAATTTGTCAGTGAAATGACCCTCATAGATTGTGTTCCACCACTGGTTAGAACACAAGATCAAATGAATGAGACTCCTGAAACCCCTAACAAGCAGAGTTCAAATGATTGGATGGCTTCTGCAATACCTGCCGACTGTGTATTAGGTCTTACTATGGCTTCCCCAGGCCTTACATCAGACAATGAGGTTCCTTCTCAGTCACTAAGGCAATTGGAGCCCCACTCTCCTGAAAGCTTTTCTACCAGTGAGGCTTCAGAGTTTAGTCAGGCAAGAGAACTGGACAAGGATATGAGAAAGAACATGCAATCTTATGATGATTGTTATGCTTCTGAGACCTCAGGATCCCGCTCTGATAGTTCTGAGATAATAAATGGAAGCTTTGAAAATGGTCAAACTTCACCAGAGGTTGGGACATTTAACTGCTCTGTCAGCCGTACATTAGAGCGTGTCGGAAGTTCAGAATCCATATTCAG TTCAGTAAGAAGCATGGGttcagaggatgatgatattgatGAAGTCAGTTCTGAGCATGAAAGCACTGTTACAAATGAACGAGTAATGGAATGGGCTAAG GAACACAAAAATGAGTTGTTACAGATAGTCTGTAGCTACCATGCTCTGCCTCTGCCATCACGTGGAGCTGAAATAGTCTTTCAGCCTTTAGATCATTTGCAGCCAATTAAGTATACCCGACCTGGCCCATCTGTTCTGGGCTTAAGTGGAAGTTACTCTGAAGTATCCAATTGTTCTTTAGAAGCTGCTGAA GTTAATGCAAAGTTAGCAGCTGCTGAGGATGCTCTTGCACTGTCAATATGGACCACTGCGACTGTTTGCCGTGCTCTATCTCTTGAAAGT GTTTTGGCACTATTTGCAGGAGCACTACTGGAAAAACAAGTTTTAGTCATATCCCCAAATTTG GGTATCCTAACAGCTACTGTGTTGTCAGTTATACCCATGATTCGACCATTTCAATGGCAGTGTTTAATGCTTCCA GTTCTACCAAGAAAGATGATTGATTTTCTCGATGCTCCGGTCCCATTCATT GTTGGTGTACACAGCAAACCATCTGATATGAAGTCAAAAACTTCCAATCTTGTCCACATTAATGTGCAGAAGGACCAG GTGAAGGCATCTTCATTGCCCCAGCTTCCTCGTCAAAGAGAACTTGTCACAGAACTAGGGCCGATCCATGCTAGACTTTCCTGTGAAAACTTCATAGCCAAAAGGCATCCTGTATATAAGTGTAATGAAGTGCAG GCTGAAGCAGCCCAACAGTTTTTGAATGTCATGAGAAGCTACTTGGAGTCACTTTGTTCCAATTTGCGGACTCACACTATAACCAGTGTACAATCAAACAACGACAGG GTATCTTTGCTTCTTAAGGACAGCTTTGTTGATTCCTTCTCTAGTAGAGACCGACCTTTTGTTAAG CTATTTATAGAGACACAACTATTCACTGTTCTATCAGATTCACGGCTCTCGAGCTATGAGCATGAATAG
- the LOC131240674 gene encoding uncharacterized protein LOC131240674 isoform X4, whose protein sequence is MDNKARLMERTPSMSDLNEVIYGQEHMCRDDLSFIFSLKVANDSTLYGVCLHVQEIVQRPPGILGFISPTLQSSGRCSRFLVSAPRCYCILTRVPFFELHYEMLNSIIAEERLERITQFVSEMTLIDCVPPLVRTQDQMNETPETPNKQSSNDWMASAIPADCVLGLTMASPGLTSDNEVPSQSLRQLEPHSPESFSTSEASEFSQARELDKDMRKNMQSYDDCYASETSGSRSDSSEIINGSFENGQTSPEVGTFNCSVSRTLERVGSSESIFSSVRSMGSEDDDIDEVSSEHESTVTNERVMEWAKEHKNELLQIVCSYHALPLPSRGAEIVFQPLDHLQPIKYTRPGPSVLGLSGSYSEVSNCSLEAAEVNAKLAAAEDALALSIWTTATVCRALSLESVLALFAGALLEKQVLVISPNLGILTATVLSVIPMIRPFQWQCLMLPVLPRKMIDFLDAPVPFIVGVHSKPSDMKSKTSNLVHINVQKDQVKASSLPQLPRQRELVTELGPIHARLSCENFIAKRHPVYKCNEVQAEAAQQFLNVMRSYLESLCSNLRTHTITSVQSNNDRVSLLLKDSFVDSFSSRDRPFVKLFIETQLFTVLSDSRLSSYEHE, encoded by the exons GTGGCAAATGATTCAACCTTATATGGTGTATGCTTACATGTTCAGGAAATTGTGCAGAGGCCACCTGGTATTCTAGGTTTTATTTCACCAACACTTCAATCTTCTGGTAGGTGCAGCCGGTTTTTGGTTTCTGCACCTCGTTGTTATTGCATACTTACCAGAGTGCCCTTTTTTGAGCTGCACTATGAGATGTTGAACAG TATAATAGCAGAGGAGCGTCTTGAAAGGATCACACAATTTGTCAGTGAAATGACCCTCATAGATTGTGTTCCACCACTGGTTAGAACACAAGATCAAATGAATGAGACTCCTGAAACCCCTAACAAGCAGAGTTCAAATGATTGGATGGCTTCTGCAATACCTGCCGACTGTGTATTAGGTCTTACTATGGCTTCCCCAGGCCTTACATCAGACAATGAGGTTCCTTCTCAGTCACTAAGGCAATTGGAGCCCCACTCTCCTGAAAGCTTTTCTACCAGTGAGGCTTCAGAGTTTAGTCAGGCAAGAGAACTGGACAAGGATATGAGAAAGAACATGCAATCTTATGATGATTGTTATGCTTCTGAGACCTCAGGATCCCGCTCTGATAGTTCTGAGATAATAAATGGAAGCTTTGAAAATGGTCAAACTTCACCAGAGGTTGGGACATTTAACTGCTCTGTCAGCCGTACATTAGAGCGTGTCGGAAGTTCAGAATCCATATTCAG TTCAGTAAGAAGCATGGGttcagaggatgatgatattgatGAAGTCAGTTCTGAGCATGAAAGCACTGTTACAAATGAACGAGTAATGGAATGGGCTAAG GAACACAAAAATGAGTTGTTACAGATAGTCTGTAGCTACCATGCTCTGCCTCTGCCATCACGTGGAGCTGAAATAGTCTTTCAGCCTTTAGATCATTTGCAGCCAATTAAGTATACCCGACCTGGCCCATCTGTTCTGGGCTTAAGTGGAAGTTACTCTGAAGTATCCAATTGTTCTTTAGAAGCTGCTGAA GTTAATGCAAAGTTAGCAGCTGCTGAGGATGCTCTTGCACTGTCAATATGGACCACTGCGACTGTTTGCCGTGCTCTATCTCTTGAAAGT GTTTTGGCACTATTTGCAGGAGCACTACTGGAAAAACAAGTTTTAGTCATATCCCCAAATTTG GGTATCCTAACAGCTACTGTGTTGTCAGTTATACCCATGATTCGACCATTTCAATGGCAGTGTTTAATGCTTCCA GTTCTACCAAGAAAGATGATTGATTTTCTCGATGCTCCGGTCCCATTCATT GTTGGTGTACACAGCAAACCATCTGATATGAAGTCAAAAACTTCCAATCTTGTCCACATTAATGTGCAGAAGGACCAG GTGAAGGCATCTTCATTGCCCCAGCTTCCTCGTCAAAGAGAACTTGTCACAGAACTAGGGCCGATCCATGCTAGACTTTCCTGTGAAAACTTCATAGCCAAAAGGCATCCTGTATATAAGTGTAATGAAGTGCAG GCTGAAGCAGCCCAACAGTTTTTGAATGTCATGAGAAGCTACTTGGAGTCACTTTGTTCCAATTTGCGGACTCACACTATAACCAGTGTACAATCAAACAACGACAGG GTATCTTTGCTTCTTAAGGACAGCTTTGTTGATTCCTTCTCTAGTAGAGACCGACCTTTTGTTAAG CTATTTATAGAGACACAACTATTCACTGTTCTATCAGATTCACGGCTCTCGAGCTATGAGCATGAATAG